In Bdellovibrio sp. GT3, one genomic interval encodes:
- a CDS encoding methyl-accepting chemotaxis protein — MSIARRFDEAGPEVDDVSVLQDEIKALHRVQAVIEFNLDGTVRTANENFLNAVGYSLGDIQSKHHSMFCDPAYAASLEYRNFWQTLAKGEFVAGEFKRFNKNGGEIWINASYNPVFDKDGNPYKVIKFATDITALKLRTAEYESKVNAIGRVQAVIEFNLEGTILNANENFLATTGYGLSEIQGKHHKMFCDPAYVSSFEYKEFWEKLAKGEFVAGEFKRFGKGGGEVWINASYNPIFNAEGKPFKVVKFATDITKAKMTSAENEGKISAISKAQAVIEFNLDGTIITANENFLATVGYSLGEIKEKHHRMFCDADYTRGSDYAAFWQKLNRGEFDSGRYQRIGAGGKKIWIQATYNPIMDASGKPYKVVKFASDITAQVEMEQSIKLKAEEDQQKVDQLLAVVNRAAAGDLSTAISVSGTDALGQLASGIATMMRDLRIVIGKVVDSAGNFGESSKSIASQSNNVASGAHSLGATVEEMNASIEEFTASIASIADNTKKANELAKVTQSEAEVGSQSIAKSIEAMELINKSSEDISEIIKVISEIASQTNLLAFNAAIEAARAGEHGLGFSVVADEVRKLAERSSQATKEISKLINESVKRVEQGSAISKQAGEAFSKIVTGIEKTTQSIAEVNLAAEEQSESAKGISTAVQYIADEATKSAQASENIATATKSLVTGAEDLNNTVSRFVV; from the coding sequence ATGTCAATTGCACGTCGTTTCGATGAAGCCGGTCCGGAAGTAGACGATGTAAGTGTACTTCAGGACGAAATTAAAGCATTGCACCGAGTTCAGGCAGTCATAGAATTCAATCTTGACGGCACGGTTCGAACGGCTAATGAAAACTTTCTGAATGCAGTGGGATATTCTCTTGGGGACATCCAGAGCAAGCATCATTCAATGTTCTGCGATCCCGCTTATGCAGCAAGCCTGGAATATCGAAATTTCTGGCAGACCCTGGCAAAGGGTGAATTTGTTGCCGGTGAGTTTAAGCGCTTTAATAAAAATGGCGGCGAAATCTGGATTAATGCTTCTTACAATCCGGTTTTTGATAAAGATGGAAATCCTTATAAAGTTATTAAGTTTGCGACAGACATCACGGCATTGAAACTTCGCACGGCGGAGTATGAAAGCAAAGTGAATGCAATTGGTCGTGTTCAGGCAGTGATTGAGTTTAATCTTGAGGGCACAATCTTGAATGCCAATGAAAACTTCCTGGCGACCACTGGTTACGGTTTGAGTGAAATTCAAGGTAAACATCATAAGATGTTCTGTGACCCTGCCTATGTGTCTTCCTTCGAATATAAAGAGTTCTGGGAGAAGCTTGCCAAAGGCGAGTTCGTTGCCGGTGAATTTAAGAGATTTGGCAAGGGCGGTGGCGAGGTTTGGATCAATGCCTCGTACAATCCAATTTTCAATGCTGAGGGCAAGCCTTTTAAGGTGGTGAAGTTTGCAACGGATATCACCAAGGCGAAAATGACTTCTGCAGAGAACGAAGGTAAGATTTCGGCAATTTCCAAGGCTCAGGCCGTCATCGAATTTAATCTGGATGGCACTATCATTACTGCCAATGAAAACTTCCTGGCGACTGTGGGTTACAGTCTTGGGGAGATCAAAGAAAAGCATCACAGAATGTTCTGTGATGCGGACTACACGCGGGGCTCTGACTATGCAGCATTCTGGCAGAAGTTGAATCGCGGTGAGTTCGATTCGGGACGCTATCAGCGCATTGGCGCAGGTGGCAAGAAGATCTGGATCCAGGCCACTTACAATCCAATTATGGATGCCAGTGGCAAACCATACAAAGTCGTGAAATTTGCCTCTGATATCACAGCGCAAGTGGAGATGGAGCAATCCATTAAACTGAAGGCGGAAGAAGATCAACAAAAGGTGGATCAATTATTGGCAGTTGTGAATCGCGCGGCAGCGGGTGATTTGAGTACGGCTATTTCTGTGAGTGGCACAGATGCCCTGGGCCAGCTTGCCAGTGGTATTGCGACCATGATGCGCGACCTGCGTATCGTGATCGGTAAAGTGGTTGATTCAGCAGGTAATTTTGGCGAAAGTTCAAAATCGATTGCCAGCCAATCCAACAATGTGGCGTCTGGTGCTCACTCGCTAGGTGCGACAGTTGAGGAAATGAATGCTTCTATCGAGGAATTCACGGCCTCCATTGCGTCGATTGCCGATAACACCAAAAAAGCAAATGAGCTTGCGAAAGTAACGCAATCCGAAGCTGAAGTGGGAAGCCAATCCATCGCGAAGTCCATTGAGGCGATGGAGTTGATCAACAAGTCATCAGAAGATATCAGTGAGATTATTAAAGTTATCAGTGAAATCGCCAGCCAGACCAATTTATTGGCCTTCAATGCGGCGATCGAAGCTGCTCGTGCTGGTGAGCACGGTCTAGGGTTCTCGGTGGTCGCTGATGAGGTTCGCAAACTTGCAGAGCGTTCGTCTCAGGCAACCAAAGAGATCTCCAAGTTGATTAACGAGTCAGTGAAACGTGTTGAACAAGGCAGTGCTATTTCGAAGCAGGCCGGAGAAGCTTTCAGCAAAATCGTCACGGGAATCGAAAAGACAACTCAATCCATTGCGGAAGTCAATTTGGCAGCGGAAGAGCAATCTGAATCTGCCAAAGGCATCAGCACGGCTGTTCAGTATATTGCGGACGAGGCGACGAAATCAGCGCAAGCATCAGAGAACATTGCGACAGCAACCAAATCTCTGGTGACGGGAGCCGAGGATCTGAATAACACAGTTTCAAGATTCGTGGTTTAA
- a CDS encoding CheR family methyltransferase: MSEAERLISGPTLRRLLSLVKKHTGIYMEERKRELLLGRIRPRMKELGLSSAEAYIDYLENHKDEIQKFVNSVTTNETIFFRTPAIWDFFGGDFLKSWFQKNAGETLRIWSAAASTGEESASIGIMCEEFKRLNPRFHYRIYASDIDTDVLEGARKGVYKERSMEDLRKRSPDIFNRYFKGRDSAELQLHPSVMANIEFFQHNLHSRGTRTAFFDVVFLRNVLIYFNEPDQELVLKNMHASLKPQGVLIIGEAESLARLNTSFEYTKPLIYKRAV; this comes from the coding sequence ATGTCAGAGGCAGAGAGACTGATCAGCGGTCCGACCCTGCGTCGGCTGCTCAGTCTGGTGAAAAAGCATACGGGCATTTATATGGAAGAACGCAAACGCGAGCTTCTGCTGGGACGAATTCGCCCCCGTATGAAGGAGCTGGGCCTGTCCTCTGCCGAGGCTTACATTGATTACCTGGAAAATCATAAAGACGAAATCCAAAAGTTTGTAAACTCAGTTACAACCAATGAAACGATATTTTTCAGAACTCCGGCGATCTGGGATTTTTTTGGTGGGGATTTTTTAAAGTCCTGGTTCCAAAAGAATGCCGGCGAAACTTTGCGAATCTGGTCTGCAGCGGCCTCTACCGGCGAGGAATCGGCGAGTATTGGTATCATGTGCGAGGAGTTCAAGAGATTGAATCCCAGATTTCATTACCGCATCTATGCCTCTGATATTGATACCGACGTGCTCGAAGGTGCGCGCAAAGGTGTCTATAAGGAGCGAAGTATGGAGGACCTGCGTAAGCGGTCTCCGGATATTTTCAATCGTTACTTCAAGGGACGGGATTCAGCGGAATTGCAGCTCCATCCGTCGGTTATGGCGAACATTGAGTTCTTTCAGCATAATCTTCATTCTCGCGGAACTCGGACTGCATTTTTTGATGTGGTGTTTCTGCGCAATGTTTTGATTTATTTCAATGAGCCGGATCAGGAGCTGGTGCTTAAGAACATGCACGCAAGCTTAAAGCCACAGGGTGTTTTGATAATTGGTGAAGCGGAATCCCTGGCGCGATTAAATACATCCTTCGAATACACCAAACCACTAATTTACAAGAGAGCGGTCTAA
- a CDS encoding chemotaxis protein CheW yields the protein MGATVGKAVGNLQMFASFKLGDSELAISVALLQEVVNVPEAISPVPLAPAYLKGIFNLRGIVIPVVDMGVLLGLPRDEKALGKIAVVITEGVRIGLFFDSTSEILNVPAADVCAFNDAPEGVRAVVRSALKLNNGARLVEVIDPASLLKIENIASLLSSTEQKDETLKKKLTRRQCITFHSGDREFGLNISAIREIIRVPEIKRSSVQVEYSLGVVSLRGVVIPVLDFGKILQVQPSSEVDVEAKRIIIMKIEALYVGFMVDAVDSIKTYFEENLLPIPMFDQKKMSMMRGVLPVAEDRNVLLLAEDHILSDEEVDEFTRGHSLLYSKENAKALEKEAAGERHAYISFKLEYMLSTRLSSVHEIANLTEDMVKPPGFPDYVVGVQHMRGEVVTLVDLRMYYGMKFTGDYSSSRILIVKGAQGKIGLLVDSVESIDTVDESKKIKIPSLFAKDALTALRGDIQDVVELPDPTGKKKIFMVLDMPEVLRKLLNPQGSAA from the coding sequence ATGGGAGCGACAGTAGGTAAGGCAGTTGGTAATTTGCAGATGTTTGCCTCTTTTAAGCTGGGGGACTCCGAGCTGGCGATTTCTGTGGCTTTGTTGCAGGAAGTTGTCAATGTTCCGGAAGCCATCAGCCCGGTGCCACTTGCACCTGCTTACTTGAAAGGAATATTCAATCTTCGCGGAATCGTGATTCCGGTGGTTGATATGGGCGTGCTTTTAGGTTTGCCGCGCGATGAGAAAGCCCTTGGTAAAATTGCCGTGGTTATCACTGAAGGAGTGCGAATCGGACTCTTTTTTGATTCCACCTCTGAAATTTTAAATGTGCCGGCCGCGGATGTCTGTGCCTTTAATGATGCGCCCGAAGGCGTGCGCGCCGTCGTACGCTCTGCTTTGAAATTGAACAATGGCGCCCGCCTGGTTGAAGTGATCGATCCGGCATCGCTTTTAAAAATCGAAAATATCGCAAGCCTATTAAGTTCCACAGAACAAAAAGACGAGACACTTAAGAAAAAGCTGACTCGTCGTCAGTGTATTACATTTCATTCCGGTGACCGTGAGTTTGGTCTGAATATTTCAGCCATTCGTGAAATCATCCGCGTGCCCGAGATCAAAAGAAGTTCGGTGCAGGTCGAGTACAGCCTTGGAGTTGTCAGTCTGCGTGGAGTGGTGATTCCAGTGTTGGACTTCGGCAAAATTCTGCAGGTTCAGCCTTCTTCTGAAGTGGATGTGGAAGCCAAGCGCATTATTATCATGAAAATAGAGGCCCTCTATGTGGGTTTCATGGTGGATGCCGTTGATAGCATCAAGACATACTTCGAGGAAAATCTCCTGCCAATTCCTATGTTTGATCAAAAGAAAATGTCCATGATGCGTGGGGTTCTGCCGGTCGCTGAGGATCGCAACGTTTTGCTATTGGCAGAAGATCATATTCTGTCTGATGAGGAAGTTGATGAGTTCACGCGAGGCCATAGCTTGCTGTACTCCAAGGAAAATGCAAAGGCCCTTGAAAAAGAGGCAGCTGGTGAGCGCCACGCTTATATCTCCTTTAAACTGGAATACATGCTTTCGACACGTCTAAGCTCAGTCCATGAGATTGCGAATCTGACGGAGGATATGGTGAAGCCACCAGGATTCCCGGATTATGTGGTGGGTGTTCAGCATATGCGGGGTGAGGTTGTTACCCTGGTGGATCTGCGCATGTACTATGGAATGAAGTTCACCGGGGACTACAGCAGCTCACGCATTCTGATCGTTAAGGGTGCGCAGGGCAAGATTGGGTTGTTGGTGGACTCGGTGGAGTCCATTGACACCGTTGATGAATCCAAAAAAATAAAAATTCCAAGTTTGTTCGCCAAAGATGCCCTGACGGCTTTGCGCGGAGACATACAGGATGTCGTTGAACTGCCAGATCCCACAGGAAAGAAAAAGATCTTTATGGTATTGGATATGCCGGAGGTCCTTCGTAAATTGCTGAATCCCCAAGGCAGCGCTGCCTAA
- a CDS encoding nucleotidyltransferase family protein, protein MNVSLRGASRVSCVLLAAGKSSRMSGKNKLLLPFGGQTLVRRTAMEVLNINFEEMIAVTGHEADSISAQLKDLPLKVVLNQEFDAGMHSSIRTGLAHLRKYHDGFFICHSDQPELDSVMLKDMIRVFEEHEGKNIVYLSCQGKTSQPILIPREFAPEILQYPDGDYGCSYLLNRYSQRLAPLEVKEEMYLRDLDTPEDLSIISLAQHG, encoded by the coding sequence ATGAATGTCAGTCTACGAGGCGCAAGCCGAGTTTCTTGTGTTTTGCTTGCAGCAGGTAAATCTTCGCGAATGAGCGGAAAAAATAAGCTTCTTTTGCCCTTTGGGGGGCAAACACTTGTACGTCGTACAGCGATGGAAGTCCTGAATATCAATTTCGAGGAAATGATAGCAGTGACCGGGCACGAAGCGGACTCCATTTCCGCGCAACTTAAGGATTTGCCATTAAAAGTGGTATTAAATCAGGAGTTTGATGCCGGTATGCACAGTTCGATCAGAACCGGATTGGCTCACCTGCGCAAATACCATGATGGTTTTTTTATTTGTCATTCCGATCAGCCCGAGCTCGATTCGGTCATGTTGAAAGATATGATTCGTGTTTTTGAAGAACACGAGGGAAAAAATATTGTTTATCTGTCTTGTCAGGGAAAAACCTCGCAGCCCATTTTGATTCCGCGCGAATTTGCACCCGAGATCCTGCAGTATCCAGACGGGGACTATGGATGTTCTTATCTGCTGAATAGATATTCGCAGCGTCTGGCCCCTTTGGAAGTAAAAGAGGAAATGTACCTTCGCGATTTGGATACGCCAGAGGATTTGTCGATTATTTCGCTCGCACAACATGGTTAA
- a CDS encoding BON domain-containing protein, which yields MQNRFNRSQDRRPYSSRGSHSSRNDSRWSQNDNGQSNFSSSNEDERARDFNMENSSRDYSSQNYSDRDHRGSQAYGGRRGHYQEEDYGHERSERKSFAGHGPKSYVRSDDRIREDICDMLTRDSQIDARDIEVKVKDAEVTLSGTVPERRMKHLAEDLTERTSSVRDIINNIRVQRESTHDWSTQSEMGSNSDIDESNTGERRRENKNH from the coding sequence ATGCAAAACAGATTCAATCGCAGCCAGGACCGAAGACCTTACTCTTCTCGTGGCTCTCACTCCTCTCGCAACGATTCCCGCTGGTCACAGAATGACAATGGCCAAAGCAATTTTTCCAGTTCCAATGAAGATGAAAGAGCCCGGGACTTTAACATGGAAAACTCCTCCAGGGACTACAGTTCACAAAATTACTCTGACCGGGACCATCGCGGCTCTCAAGCATACGGGGGACGCAGAGGTCACTATCAAGAAGAGGACTATGGCCACGAAAGAAGCGAGCGCAAGTCCTTTGCTGGTCACGGACCGAAATCCTACGTACGCTCCGATGACCGAATCCGCGAAGACATTTGCGACATGCTCACTCGGGACTCCCAGATCGACGCTCGTGACATAGAGGTTAAAGTCAAGGATGCCGAAGTGACTCTTTCAGGTACGGTCCCGGAAAGACGCATGAAACATCTGGCGGAGGATCTGACAGAAAGAACTTCGTCCGTTCGGGATATTATTAACAATATCCGCGTGCAACGCGAATCAACTCATGACTGGTCCACTCAAAGTGAAATGGGTTCCAACTCAGACATCGACGAATCGAACACTGGAGAGCGAAGAAGAGAAAACAAAAATCACTAA
- a CDS encoding amidohydrolase family protein, translated as MRSILIMLTTLLFLGSCAHKKNVGQESNGEGWLILKGARLIDGMGGIPRDNVNIVLKDDRIQSILDPKEALPPRAKVLELEGKTVIPALMSSHIHLGMTKGVDVGSRNISAENDLSQLYKFSKYGVGAVLSLGTDGDEIYKIRADSQRSDSSLPRVLTAGRGFGVPNGAPPMDMGIDHVYRPRTVAEARKQLKDLLAKQPDVIKIWVDDFHGKMKKKMDPAIYKALIKDAHANKVPVAAHVYYLQDAKLLVQAGVDILAHSVRDQDVDLELASLMKTKNVAYIPTLSVDESQFIYEKKHTWMDEPFFQGALDAGVMSWLQTSYKANPAARESLSQAQKNVMTLYKAGIVIGLGTDSGANQARIQGFSEHREMELLVDAGIEPLEVLRMATVNNANILGLTKDYAGIQPKMKANLIVLDADPSEDIRNTQKINTVFINGRIIERH; from the coding sequence ATGCGTTCAATCTTGATAATGCTGACGACACTGTTGTTTTTGGGTTCCTGTGCTCATAAGAAAAATGTCGGTCAGGAAAGTAATGGCGAAGGTTGGTTGATATTAAAGGGTGCACGCCTTATTGATGGCATGGGCGGAATTCCCCGGGATAACGTAAATATTGTTTTGAAGGATGACCGCATTCAGTCGATTCTGGATCCCAAAGAAGCACTGCCTCCGCGAGCGAAAGTTCTGGAGCTAGAGGGTAAAACGGTGATTCCTGCCTTGATGTCGTCGCACATTCATTTGGGCATGACCAAAGGGGTCGATGTTGGGTCCCGGAATATTTCTGCTGAAAATGATCTAAGTCAGCTCTACAAGTTTTCCAAATACGGTGTGGGTGCAGTTTTGTCTCTGGGTACGGATGGTGATGAGATCTACAAAATCCGCGCAGACAGTCAAAGAAGTGACAGTTCCCTGCCGCGGGTTTTGACAGCGGGAAGGGGATTTGGCGTACCTAATGGAGCACCTCCGATGGATATGGGAATTGATCATGTGTATCGGCCTCGAACTGTGGCGGAGGCACGTAAGCAGCTTAAAGATCTTTTAGCAAAGCAGCCCGATGTTATTAAAATTTGGGTGGATGATTTTCATGGAAAGATGAAAAAGAAAATGGACCCGGCAATCTACAAGGCACTGATTAAGGATGCCCACGCCAATAAGGTGCCCGTGGCAGCCCACGTTTACTATTTGCAAGATGCCAAACTTTTGGTGCAGGCAGGTGTGGACATATTGGCGCACAGTGTGCGGGATCAGGATGTCGATTTGGAACTGGCGTCCTTGATGAAAACCAAAAACGTCGCCTACATACCGACTCTGTCAGTGGATGAATCACAGTTTATTTACGAAAAGAAACATACCTGGATGGATGAGCCATTTTTTCAAGGAGCCCTGGATGCAGGTGTGATGTCGTGGTTGCAAACATCTTACAAAGCCAATCCCGCAGCTCGTGAATCATTGAGTCAGGCCCAGAAGAATGTCATGACATTATATAAAGCAGGAATCGTAATAGGACTGGGGACTGATTCGGGTGCGAACCAGGCACGAATTCAAGGTTTTAGCGAACACCGTGAAATGGAACTTTTGGTGGATGCCGGCATTGAGCCGCTGGAGGTCCTGCGTATGGCCACGGTCAATAATGCCAATATCCTCGGGTTGACAAAAGACTATGCGGGAATTCAACCGAAAATGAAGGCGAATTTGATCGTGTTGGATGCCGACCCCTCAGAGGACATCCGTAACACGCAGAAGATAAACACTGTCTTTATTAACGGCCGAATTATCGAAAGACATTAA
- the gltS gene encoding sodium/glutamate symporter, with protein MSLSSIQTVAFAVLVVYLGRFLKSKITFIDRYNLPSPVIGGVLVAIVISVLKSQGWIEFQFDKSFETPLMIAFFASVGYAASFRLLKQGGKMVVYFLLLSIVGLLLQVLAGIGAAKVMGVHPLMGVLTGAVSLTGGPGTALAFAPAFEAAGVENASIIGITSAMGGILLGGLIGAPLATYLIHKHNLKGHASRGHARVDDSHFLKAFPGRDLLLHFLALILIMGLGSYVSTWIVALGITLPIYIGSMVVAAIFRNIEDFTNLFHIQPEWMEEIGGVALTLFIAMAIMSLRLEELKNAALPILVFLTVQTILVAVTAVGPAFWATGKDYEGAVIGAGYTGFMMGTTANAMANMQSLSQKYGPAPKAFLVVPLVGSCFIDFFNAAVITFCLNVFR; from the coding sequence ATGAGTTTATCATCCATTCAAACCGTCGCGTTCGCAGTCCTTGTGGTCTATTTGGGCCGCTTTCTAAAATCAAAAATTACTTTTATCGATAGATACAATCTGCCATCCCCTGTCATTGGTGGTGTTCTCGTCGCCATTGTTATTTCTGTTTTGAAATCCCAAGGCTGGATCGAGTTCCAATTCGACAAGTCCTTTGAAACTCCCCTGATGATCGCCTTTTTCGCCTCGGTCGGATATGCAGCTTCGTTTCGCCTGTTGAAGCAAGGCGGAAAGATGGTGGTCTATTTTCTGTTGCTTTCAATCGTTGGATTGTTACTTCAGGTGCTAGCGGGAATCGGTGCCGCCAAAGTCATGGGCGTACATCCCTTGATGGGTGTCTTGACCGGCGCAGTTTCGTTAACTGGTGGTCCCGGTACAGCATTGGCATTTGCACCAGCTTTTGAAGCCGCCGGAGTTGAAAACGCCTCCATCATCGGAATCACATCCGCGATGGGCGGTATCCTGCTGGGTGGTTTGATCGGTGCACCTCTGGCGACTTATTTGATTCATAAACACAATTTAAAAGGTCACGCTTCCCGAGGCCATGCCAGAGTGGATGACTCCCACTTCTTGAAAGCATTTCCGGGTCGCGATCTGCTGCTGCACTTTCTGGCTTTGATTCTGATCATGGGCCTGGGTTCTTATGTTTCAACTTGGATTGTTGCTTTGGGAATCACTTTGCCCATCTATATCGGCTCAATGGTTGTCGCTGCGATATTTAGAAACATCGAGGACTTCACAAACCTTTTCCATATCCAACCAGAATGGATGGAGGAGATCGGCGGAGTGGCCCTGACCTTGTTCATCGCCATGGCCATCATGAGTTTGCGCTTGGAGGAGCTAAAAAATGCAGCCTTACCAATTTTAGTTTTCCTGACTGTGCAAACAATCCTTGTCGCAGTCACAGCTGTCGGACCGGCTTTTTGGGCCACCGGCAAGGACTACGAAGGAGCCGTGATTGGCGCGGGTTACACAGGCTTTATGATGGGAACCACGGCCAATGCTATGGCTAACATGCAGTCCTTAAGCCAAAAATACGGTCCTGCACCAAAAGCATTCTTAGTCGTGCCCTTGGTAGGCTCGTGCTTTATTGATTTTTTCAATGCCGCCGTCATTACCTTCTGTCTTAATGTCTTTCGATAA
- a CDS encoding TolC family protein → MKIIFLSSLLLVAVASKANQEGLTHQHGFHSECPLPKNPQEVISCVITHHPNAKRASLELDQSKALQGKAEQIPNPEIDVEAVFGKNSASSTDVGILQPIEWGGKRSSRKKMAESEYLRSDSELKTIQADLILETVSNLYRLAQLEREKNINSQSITTFQKLVRQQQGRPGLGPEQRVSLSVYRMALAEAKMKQSEILEEEKSLEHFFHVGTGHDIQELLPALPSLPKTWPEVTDTKNGTEASPAMLKSLAEISYFNAELSSAQAEAWPSLKLGPMAKLEKGPMESENLYGFRLMMDLPVLNWNSGGKAYSQAGLKKSEMFVELTQTEEAHERVEQVRIYRSAVQALNEAPTSDEIDKEFSSNQKLASQGLIPSSLVVEFHRQSADLIRSRHGRELRAIQSLWRVYKFDGRIFKESP, encoded by the coding sequence ATGAAAATTATTTTTCTGTCGTCGCTGCTGTTAGTTGCAGTGGCCTCTAAGGCGAATCAAGAGGGTTTAACTCATCAACATGGGTTTCATAGTGAGTGTCCTTTGCCCAAAAACCCGCAAGAGGTGATCTCGTGCGTGATCACTCATCATCCTAATGCTAAAAGAGCATCCTTGGAATTGGATCAATCCAAAGCCCTGCAAGGCAAGGCTGAGCAAATTCCAAATCCTGAAATTGATGTCGAGGCGGTCTTTGGAAAAAATAGCGCTTCCAGCACCGATGTCGGCATTCTGCAGCCCATCGAGTGGGGAGGCAAAAGATCCTCGCGCAAGAAGATGGCAGAGTCGGAATACCTTCGTTCGGATTCAGAATTGAAGACCATTCAGGCGGACCTTATTTTGGAAACAGTTTCGAACCTGTATCGCTTGGCGCAACTTGAAAGAGAGAAAAACATAAACTCTCAGTCAATAACGACCTTTCAAAAGTTGGTGCGCCAGCAACAAGGACGCCCTGGATTGGGGCCCGAGCAGCGGGTCAGTCTGTCTGTTTACAGAATGGCGCTGGCTGAAGCTAAAATGAAGCAGTCAGAAATCCTGGAGGAGGAAAAGTCGCTAGAACATTTCTTTCATGTGGGGACCGGGCACGACATTCAGGAATTGCTTCCGGCTCTTCCTTCTTTGCCAAAGACCTGGCCTGAAGTGACCGACACGAAAAATGGAACGGAGGCTTCTCCTGCGATGTTGAAGTCCTTGGCAGAGATCTCGTATTTCAATGCTGAGTTATCTTCCGCCCAGGCCGAAGCCTGGCCTTCTTTGAAGTTGGGTCCGATGGCCAAGCTTGAAAAAGGACCTATGGAATCTGAAAACTTGTATGGCTTCAGACTGATGATGGATTTGCCGGTGCTGAATTGGAATTCAGGTGGCAAAGCCTATTCTCAGGCAGGGTTGAAAAAATCCGAAATGTTTGTCGAGCTGACACAAACGGAAGAGGCCCACGAAAGAGTGGAGCAGGTGCGGATTTATCGCTCGGCCGTTCAGGCTTTAAACGAAGCGCCGACCTCAGATGAAATCGACAAGGAATTTTCCTCCAACCAAAAGCTGGCAAGTCAGGGGTTGATCCCGAGTTCCCTGGTGGTGGAGTTTCATCGTCAAAGTGCGGATCTTATTCGCAGTCGCCATGGGCGTGAACTCCGGGCGATTCAGTCCTTGTGGCGAGTTTATAAATTTGATGGTCGTATCTTTAAGGAGTCGCCATGA